One stretch of Pseudomonadota bacterium DNA includes these proteins:
- the miaB gene encoding tRNA (N6-isopentenyl adenosine(37)-C2)-methylthiotransferase MiaB, with amino-acid sequence MAKKKLHIKTYGCAMNVYDSIQMTDMFYNLGYENSDSIAGSDLVILNTCHIREKAAEKVYSELGRIKKAKEKKKACGENMIIAVAGCVGQAEGDEIFRRAPYVDVVVGPQSYQTLPDLVGKVQRESGHLINLEFEDDKFDKLPKESSQSNICAVLSIQEGCDKFCTFCVVPYTRGAEYSRNVPEIYREAVSLVARGAKEITLLGQNVNAYHGESSDGQIWNLGKLIKHIAKIEGLERIRYSTSHPRDMHEDLYDVHRSEPKLMPFLNLPVQSGSDKILNAMNRKHTREFYFKIMERLRQERPDIQFSSDFIIGFPGETEQDFEDTMDLAKRVNFTQAYSFCYSPRPGTPGAQMDNQLEESVKKERLMRFQALISNQQLEYNQSCVGKTMPVLFEGKGNKQGQITGKSPYMQSVIVNGSEELIGKIIDVNIKQAGPNSLKGELLYNVSK; translated from the coding sequence ATGGCAAAGAAGAAATTACATATTAAAACATATGGCTGTGCGATGAATGTTTATGATTCGATACAAATGACCGATATGTTCTATAATCTCGGCTATGAAAATTCAGATAGCATAGCAGGTTCCGATCTGGTTATCCTTAACACATGTCATATTAGGGAAAAAGCTGCTGAAAAAGTTTACTCTGAACTAGGTCGCATCAAGAAAGCAAAAGAGAAGAAGAAAGCCTGCGGCGAGAATATGATAATTGCGGTGGCAGGGTGCGTAGGTCAGGCAGAGGGGGACGAAATATTCCGACGTGCCCCGTATGTCGATGTTGTAGTCGGCCCTCAGTCTTATCAAACACTTCCCGATCTTGTGGGTAAAGTACAAAGAGAAAGCGGACACCTTATAAATCTTGAATTCGAAGATGATAAATTTGACAAGCTCCCCAAAGAATCATCACAATCAAATATCTGTGCCGTGTTGTCTATTCAGGAAGGGTGCGATAAGTTCTGCACGTTCTGTGTAGTACCATATACTCGTGGTGCCGAATACTCCCGTAATGTTCCCGAGATATACCGTGAGGCTGTTTCGCTTGTAGCACGAGGTGCTAAAGAGATAACCCTTCTGGGGCAGAACGTAAATGCTTATCATGGCGAATCATCTGACGGACAAATATGGAATCTTGGAAAATTAATAAAGCATATTGCAAAGATTGAAGGCTTAGAACGCATAAGATACAGCACATCTCACCCTCGTGATATGCACGAAGACTTATATGACGTACACAGGAGCGAACCGAAGTTGATGCCGTTTTTAAACCTGCCCGTTCAGTCCGGTTCAGATAAAATACTAAATGCCATGAATCGTAAGCATACTCGCGAATTTTATTTTAAGATTATGGAACGCCTAAGACAAGAACGCCCTGATATTCAGTTTAGCTCCGACTTCATCATAGGTTTTCCGGGTGAGACGGAACAGGATTTTGAAGATACTATGGATTTGGCAAAAAGGGTGAATTTTACGCAAGCATACTCTTTTTGCTACAGCCCACGCCCGGGAACACCCGGTGCGCAAATGGATAATCAGCTAGAAGAATCTGTCAAAAAAGAACGCCTCATGCGTTTTCAGGCACTGATAAGCAACCAGCAGCTTGAATATAACCAAAGCTGTGTGGGTAAAACAATGCCCGTACTATTTGAAGGTAAAGGTAACAAACAAGGTCAGATAACGGGTAAAAGCCCTTATATGCAGTCAGTTATAGTTAACGGCTCCGAAGAACTGATAGGAAAAATAATTGATGTAAATATCAAACAAGCAGGTCCTAACAGTTTAAAAGGCGAGTTGCTCTATAATGTTTCCAAATAA